A segment of the Capnocytophaga sp. ARDL2 genome:
ATGCAAAATGGAAAACGCTCCGTAATAATGGTTGGTATAACCCTTTTGAAGAATTGTGTAACACAAATCTATATCTTCGCCATACATAAAATAGCGTTCGTCCATACCACCAACTTCCGAATACACAGAGCGTTTCATCAACAGAAAAGCACCTGTCATAATCTCAACTTCGGCAATGTCGTTTTCGGCTAAATCATTGCGGTAATAATCTTTGACTTTGGTTTTAAACGAAGGAAGAAAAAGTTTTTTAAACGAATTAATCATATCGGGCACAGAGCGTTTGCTTTCGGGTAAAAATCTCCCTGTATTATCGAACATTCTCACCCCCAAACTACCAAATTTTGGTTGATTTTCAGCATATTCTATCAATTTTTCAAAACCAAACGATTGAAATTCGGTATCGGGATTGAGCAAAAGTATATACTCCCCTTTTGCCTCTGCAATCGCTTGATTGTTCCCCCTTGAAAAACCTAAATTTACAGGCAATTCGATAAATTTCACCTTAGGAAATTCACCAATCAGTTGCTTCCACGAGGTATCTGGCGAACAATTATCCGCAACTATTACTTCGTATGGAATATTTTGAATATATTTTTCAATCGACAACAAACACGCTCGAAGTAAATCCGTTACATTGTAATTGACGATGATGATGCTGAGTTTCACTTGATTTCTATTTTTATTCAACAAAGATAAAATTTTAAAATTGTAAACTAAACACAAAAATAATTATCTTTGAATTGATTTCAGCTTAAATAAAATATCAATGAAAATATTTTTTTACATTCTTTTTGCTTTTATCCCAATATCTATTTCACGCCCAGTCACTTGCAATTATTTCAAATAAAAAAGGATATACTAATGTAAAAGAAGAAGATATTTCATCAGAAACAACACATCAATTAAAAAATAGTCAATTAGTTTTAGCCTATGATATTGATTTCCCTTGGATATATGTTGAATTTTACACAGAATAAAATGAATATAAAAATCGATTAATCAATAAAATGGACTTAATAGTAGTTGATAAACTTCAACCTTTTTCAATAGTTTCTAAAAAAAATAATCAAATAATTTTTAAAAAGAAAAATTTTGAAATTAACATCTCAATCAAACCAATAGATAAATCAAACCATAAATCTAAAACCAATGAAAATGGATTTATCAATAAAATAAACTATGAATTCTACTGGGGTACAGAAGGATTCTTTCCTGTTACAGAATACGATAAAATACAAATAAAAAGTAATCAAAAGACAATTGATTTACCTAAAAAAGCGTTTTTTAACATATTAACCCAATACTCTCGGCAACAAAAATATTTTATGACAAAACAACAGAAACTATTTATATAACATCAAAAGGTGGCGACAGTTCGAATTCATATTTTGTTGCTTGGATAATTGAAAAAGGAAACTATAAAAATTGTATTCTAAATACAACCTTCGTTTTGAACACAAAAATAATTATCTTTGTATAAAACAATTGCTTGTGTATTTATCAGTATATCCCAAAAACCGAATCTCAAATCGACCTATTGATTTCATTATTAAAAGAGTTAAAGATTGATTTTAAAACAAATGAAAACCATATTCCTCATCAAAATCAAGAGGAAAATTACAATGATGAAATTTAAAAATAATGCACCAAAGGTATCTTGATTTTAAAGAAAATCCAAATGATTTTATCACATTAGAGGAATTTGAAAATCAAATAAAACTAAAAAGAAAAAGTAATTTCTCGTATTAAAAACCAATAAATATCCTTACATTTGCCTATTAAATTTTCCTACTATGAAAGGACCTTTATTTTACTCTAAAATATTATTGTTTGGTGAATACGGAATCATCAAGGATTCCAAAGGATTGGCTATTCCGTACAACACCTACAATGGAGCATTGAAAATTGCTTCTGATTTGGATGAAAAAGCAAAAAAATCCAATGAAAGTTTGGCTAAATACGCTTTGTATTTGAAAGATTTGCAAGATTCTACTCCAGAATTTCAATTGAATATCGAAAAACTGCAAGAAGACATCAATGCTGGAATGTATTTCGATTCGAGCATTCCGCAAGGTTACGGTGTAGGAAGTAGCGGTGCATTGGTAGCTGCAATTTATGACAAATACGCTTTGAACAAAATCACGGTTTTGGAAAACCTAAACAGAGATAAGCTATTACAACTCAAAGAATTGTTTGGAAAAATGGAGTCTTTTTTTCACGGTACATCGTCTGGACTCGACCCATTGAACAGCTATTTGAGTTTACCTATTCTTATCAACTCAAAAACGCATATCGAGCCTACTGGAATTCCTACTCAAGCTGTAGAGGGCAAAGGAGGTGTGTTTTTGATTGACTCCGAAATGGTTGGTGAAACTGCTCCGATGGTAACAATTTTTATGGATAACTTGAAAAACGAAGGATTCCGTACGATGATGAAATCACAATTTGTCAAATACACCAACTTGTGTATCGACAATTTCTTGAATGGAGATTTAAAAAACTTATTATCAAACACCAAACAATTGTCAAAAATTGCCTTGAATCATTTCAAACCTATGATTCCAGAAAAATTTCATCAGATTTGGCAACAAGGCATCGATAGCAATGAATATTACTTGAAATTGTGTGGTTCTGGTGGCGGAGGCTATATTTTAGGCTTTGCACCCGACTACGAAAAAGCAAAAGAATTGCTGAAAGATTACAAATTGGAATTGGTTTATAGATTTTAATATGACACCTACCTCGACTACATTATTGAAAAAGATTTTTAGCTTATTTTCCGTAGTAAGAGGATACAATATAGCCGTGATGGTATTGGCTCAATACCTCTCGGCTATTTTTATTTTTGGAAGCAACGACCGAGCTTTTAGATGTTTTGCTCGATACTCCTTTGTTTTTTATCGTGATGAGTAGTTCGTTTGCCATAGCTGGTGGATACATCATCAACAATTTTTACGACAATGAAAAAGATCTCATCAACAGACCTTTAAAGTCTATCATAGACCAAAACATCAGCAAAAACACACAGCTAAAAACCTATTTTTCATTGAATTTTCTCAGTATATTGTTTGCCTATTTTGTATCGTGGCGAGCAGTGTTGTTTTACAGTGTTTACATTTTTTTATTGTGGTTTTATTCGCATAAATTAAAAAAATATCCGATTATTGGGAATATTTCCGCATCTACTTTAGCCCTCCTACCCTTTTTCGGTATTTTGATACATTTTCAAAATTTTGGGGCAGAAGTATTTACCCACGCTTTGTATTTATACCTCATCGTTTTGATTCGAGAATTGGTTAAAGATTTGGAAAATTTATCGGGCGATTTGGCAAATAATTACCAAACTATTTCCGTGCGATTTGGAGAAAAAACCTCAAAATACATCATCTCGATTTTGGTAATCCTCACTTTCATCCCCGCATTCATTCTATCGAATTATATTGACACTGGAAAAATGTATTATTACTTTTTTACGAGCAGTGGTTGCTTGATTGCATTTTTACTTTCACTATTTCAAGCTAAAAGAAAATCGGATTATATCAAATTACACATATTACTAAAAATCATACTGATTAGTGGAATTTTATCCGTGATATTGATAGACTGTCGAGTATTGTTGCATGGATGGAAAATGATAGAAAAATAAAAAGGCTACCCTTTTTTGGATAGCCTTTCTTGTTTTTTTTCTGTAAGTTCTAATTACTTAGCCAATTTCAATGAAGAAGGATTAACTTTTACTGAATCAGAAATTCTATAGATCTTTTGTCCTTTAGCTTGAGGTTGTTCTTTGAACATATAAGTTCCGTACAATTCTCCGTTTATTTTCAAGGACAATTTTTTATCAGCGTTTACAGTGGTTGTATATGCGACTGTTCCAGCTGCATTATTCTGTCCTTCTACCAAAGTGTTAACAACAAGACTTCTATCAGTTGCATTACCCAATTCTACACGATTTCCACTTTGTAATCCTCCAATGTAAGCATCAACGCCTATCAAAGATATATCTCCTTCGTGAGGATATAACACTTGTTCATTTTCAGTTGAAACATAAAATTCAGAGAAAATAAATTTATCTGCTGCACTTAGATTATCACCTGAACTATTAAAAGTAACAAAGAACCATTTTGTATAAACTTTTCCAGTTTGTTGATCTGTATATCCAATAATTTTATTTTCATCATTTACATAAACGTAAAGTCTTGATCCTTCCATTTTGTATTCATCAGAATCGATTCTCAATGTATTGATTGCTTGCTCCCCAGGTTGATTTGGTTGGTCTGGTTGATTTGGTTGGTCTGGTTGATTTGGTTGGTTTGGTTTGGTTGGAGTTGAGTCATCACCTCCACATGATACTGTAGAGATTGAACCTAGCGCTACAAAAGCTAACGCTGCTAAAGATAATAAGGTCTTTTTCATTGTTCTAAAAAATTTTAATTATTAATATTATATTGCAAATATAGATATTAATTTTTAATTTGCAAATTTCTCTTCTTAATTTTTATTTTAGTTTCTTTCTACAAATACAAATTAACACCTAAATGTAAAAAGAATAGTACAATTACCATACCACTCTTTTCTATTACTTTTTAGTTTACATTTGCTTTTTGAATTGGTTGATTACTTTTTACCACTACAAAAGTAGAAATTGCATAAAATGCTCTTCCTCTAGACATATTATTAGTATAATCAGCAAATCTATATTCAAAATTTATATTAGAACCAAATTTTGTTTTTTCGATATTATCAAAACGCACTGGAACTATCATTCCAGGACACCATCCTGCTCTGTCTGGTTTCCATGCAGAATTTCCATTAGGTGGATCTTGGTTGTCAATCGGGTTATTTCTACATCCCAAACCTTTCAATACGTGCGGAAACAACTCTCCATCCATTATCACATTATGCGTTCTTACACACCATTCTGCACAGTTTCCTGGCAATGCATGTCCCCAACCAGAAATAATTGTTCTCAAATACGCTACGTCAGCATTTGCTGGGACATTTATTGTCTTATCCAAATCAAATTCATGCTCTTCCCCATAAGGCACACCATGTTGAGAAGATTGATTGTATTGCAAAACTGGCACAACTGTAGAGTATTTATAATCTGGTGTTCCATGCACAAAATCAAATTCTACACTATAAGTACGTCCTTTTGACAACCAAGTTTCTGTATAAATCCTCAACTCAGTTTCTCCTGTCAATAAAGATTTGAAATCTGTAACATCAAACTCCAATCCTCTTTCCAATTTTTCTGTTCCTACCCAATAAGGATTGATAAAACGACCAATCTCGTACCATTCTCCTGTCGCTTTATCTTTTGCATAAATATTTGCGTATCTATCCCATTCATCACATTCGTAATTTGGACAAAAATCTTGCAAATACATTTTGATTTGCTTTACATTATCAAGATTTTCTGGAAAGGTAAACGTGCCATCAGCACTTTGACTATAACCATCACCAAATGCAACTTTTACTTTATTAAAAGTCTTTACATTAGTTATGACTTCACCT
Coding sequences within it:
- a CDS encoding glycosyltransferase family 2 protein; the protein is MKLSIIIVNYNVTDLLRACLLSIEKYIQNIPYEVIVADNCSPDTSWKQLIGEFPKVKFIELPVNLGFSRGNNQAIAEAKGEYILLLNPDTEFQSFGFEKLIEYAENQPKFGSLGVRMFDNTGRFLPESKRSVPDMINSFKKLFLPSFKTKVKDYYRNDLAENDIAEVEIMTGAFLLMKRSVYSEVGGMDERYFMYGEDIDLCYTILQKGYTNHYYGAFSILHHKGQSTVKDVKYLNNFYGAMQIFIEKYYKTQRPIRYAILTTGLKVKYWLERGKLLTFGK
- a CDS encoding mevalonate kinase, giving the protein MKGPLFYSKILLFGEYGIIKDSKGLAIPYNTYNGALKIASDLDEKAKKSNESLAKYALYLKDLQDSTPEFQLNIEKLQEDINAGMYFDSSIPQGYGVGSSGALVAAIYDKYALNKITVLENLNRDKLLQLKELFGKMESFFHGTSSGLDPLNSYLSLPILINSKTHIEPTGIPTQAVEGKGGVFLIDSEMVGETAPMVTIFMDNLKNEGFRTMMKSQFVKYTNLCIDNFLNGDLKNLLSNTKQLSKIALNHFKPMIPEKFHQIWQQGIDSNEYYLKLCGSGGGGYILGFAPDYEKAKELLKDYKLELVYRF
- a CDS encoding geranylgeranylglycerol-phosphate geranylgeranyltransferase, producing the protein MEATTELLDVLLDTPLFFIVMSSSFAIAGGYIINNFYDNEKDLINRPLKSIIDQNISKNTQLKTYFSLNFLSILFAYFVSWRAVLFYSVYIFLLWFYSHKLKKYPIIGNISASTLALLPFFGILIHFQNFGAEVFTHALYLYLIVLIRELVKDLENLSGDLANNYQTISVRFGEKTSKYIISILVILTFIPAFILSNYIDTGKMYYYFFTSSGCLIAFLLSLFQAKRKSDYIKLHILLKIILISGILSVILIDCRVLLHGWKMIEK
- a CDS encoding peptide-N-glycosidase F-related protein is translated as MKKVFSLLMIAATMLACNGKDGEAPSQGEVITNVKTFNKVKVAFGDGYSQSADGTFTFPENLDNVKQIKMYLQDFCPNYECDEWDRYANIYAKDKATGEWYEIGRFINPYWVGTEKLERGLEFDVTDFKSLLTGETELRIYTETWLSKGRTYSVEFDFVHGTPDYKYSTVVPVLQYNQSSQHGVPYGEEHEFDLDKTINVPANADVAYLRTIISGWGHALPGNCAEWCVRTHNVIMDGELFPHVLKGLGCRNNPIDNQDPPNGNSAWKPDRAGWCPGMIVPVRFDNIEKTKFGSNINFEYRFADYTNNMSRGRAFYAISTFVVVKSNQPIQKANVN